The sequence AACATCGGCTCTGCCTCCGGAGATCATCCGTTTTCCGCGGAACTTGCCACTGTCGCGGTTGATGGGCGCCAGCCCGGCGAGGGCGGCGATTTTCCGGCGGCTGAGGGTACCTAGTTCAGGCAAGGTAGCCAGCAGCGAGCAGGCGGTGGTATCGCCGACGCCCTTGACTTGTTTCAGGCATTTAGCCTTCTCGTACCAGAGAGGGTTTTGCTTGATGGTTTGCTGGATTTGAAGATCGAGGTTATTGATTTCTCGATCCAAAGCCCTGATAATTCTTTTCAAGCTTGAGCTTACCCAAGGGTCTCTGGCCTGTTGGAGACGATTGTGCTCTGCTGCA is a genomic window of Candidatus Glassbacteria bacterium containing:
- a CDS encoding IS110 family transposase; the protein is MKRIIRALDREINNLDLQIQQTIKQNPLWYEKAKCLKQVKGVGDTTACSLLATLPELGTLSRRKIAALAGLAPINRDSGKFRGKRMISGGRADVRKALYMPALVASQYNPTIRDFYQNLIKAGKPKKLALTACMRKLLIILNATLKNYQNNICLNS